A region of Micromonospora chokoriensis DNA encodes the following proteins:
- a CDS encoding Mov34/MPN/PAD-1 family protein: MLSIDRSIIDAIVAHARRDHPDEACGVVAGPVGSDTPTRHIPMDNAARSMTFYEFDSMEHLRVWREMDDRDEEPVVIYHSHTATEAYPSRTDVSFAGEPGAHYLLVSTREPDSEEIRSFRIVDGVVTEEPVQVVEAGVDPHAVQSYMFGQSPATVDYECSGR, encoded by the coding sequence GTGCTGAGCATCGACCGGTCGATCATCGACGCGATCGTCGCCCACGCGCGCCGGGATCACCCCGACGAGGCGTGCGGCGTGGTCGCCGGGCCCGTCGGCAGCGACACCCCGACCCGGCACATCCCGATGGACAACGCCGCGCGGTCGATGACCTTCTACGAGTTCGACTCGATGGAGCACCTGCGGGTGTGGCGGGAGATGGACGACCGGGACGAGGAGCCCGTCGTCATCTACCACTCGCACACCGCCACCGAGGCGTACCCGTCGCGGACGGATGTCTCCTTCGCGGGCGAGCCCGGCGCGCACTACCTGCTCGTCTCGACCCGTGAGCCCGACTCGGAGGAGATCCGGTCGTTCCGGATCGTCGACGGCGTGGTCACCGAGGAGCCGGTTCAGGTCGTGGAGGCCGGCGTCGACCCCCACGCCGTCCAGTCCTACATGTTCGGGCAGAGCCCGGCGACGGTCGACTACGAGTGTTCCGGCCGCTGA
- the ctaD gene encoding aa3-type cytochrome oxidase subunit I translates to MTTVAPKPVVTRPWPVREPVKGSAFARLLRTTDAKQIGIMYMITAFVFFMIGGLMALIMRAELARPGLQFLSPEQYNQLFTMHGTIMLLFFATPIVFAFANYIVPIQIGAPDVSFPRLNSFAYWLYLFGGTMATAGFITPGGAADFGWFAYAPLSSVEHSPGVGANMWIMGLAISGLGTILGAVNMITTVLTLRAPGMTMFRMPIFTWNILVTSLLVILVFPLLAAALFALAADRILGAHVYDPATGGPMLWQHLFWFFGHPEVYIVALPFFGIISEIIPVFSRKPIFGYKGLVAATVAIAALSMSVWAHHMFATGQVLLPFFSFLSYLIAVPTGMKFFNWIGTMWRGQISFETPMLWAVGFLVTFLFGGLTGVLLASPPIDFHVSDSYFVVAHFHYVLFGTIVFAVFAGIYFWFPKMFGRMLDERLGKVHFWLTMIGFHTTFLVQHWLGNEGMPRRYADYLPDDGFTTLNMISTIGAFITGISTLPFIYNCWKSYKTGPVVEVNDPWGHGNSLEWATSSPPPLRNFDRMPRIRSERPAFDAKFPELAAGGQSLAGPPEGGAKPLTSESDGGASYREDTASDIDRH, encoded by the coding sequence GTGACCACCGTCGCACCCAAGCCGGTCGTGACCCGGCCCTGGCCGGTCCGGGAGCCGGTCAAGGGGTCGGCCTTCGCGCGGCTGCTGCGAACCACGGACGCGAAGCAGATCGGGATCATGTACATGATCACCGCGTTCGTGTTCTTCATGATCGGTGGCCTGATGGCCCTGATCATGCGGGCTGAGCTGGCCCGACCCGGGCTGCAGTTCCTGTCGCCGGAGCAGTACAACCAGCTCTTCACGATGCACGGCACGATCATGTTGCTGTTCTTCGCGACGCCGATCGTGTTCGCCTTCGCGAACTACATCGTGCCGATCCAGATCGGCGCACCCGACGTCTCCTTCCCCCGGCTGAACAGCTTCGCCTACTGGCTGTACCTGTTCGGCGGCACGATGGCGACCGCCGGGTTCATCACCCCGGGTGGCGCCGCCGACTTCGGCTGGTTCGCGTACGCGCCGCTGAGCAGCGTCGAGCACTCGCCCGGCGTCGGCGCCAACATGTGGATCATGGGGCTGGCCATCTCCGGCCTGGGCACCATCCTCGGTGCGGTGAACATGATCACCACCGTGCTGACGCTCCGCGCGCCCGGCATGACCATGTTCCGGATGCCGATCTTCACGTGGAACATCCTGGTCACCAGCCTCCTGGTGATCCTGGTCTTCCCGCTGCTGGCCGCCGCGCTGTTCGCGCTCGCCGCGGACCGGATCCTCGGCGCGCACGTCTACGACCCGGCAACCGGTGGGCCGATGCTCTGGCAGCACCTGTTCTGGTTCTTCGGGCACCCCGAGGTCTACATCGTGGCGTTGCCGTTCTTCGGCATCATCAGTGAGATCATCCCGGTCTTCTCCCGCAAGCCGATCTTCGGCTACAAGGGTCTGGTCGCCGCGACCGTCGCGATCGCCGCGCTCTCCATGAGCGTCTGGGCGCACCACATGTTCGCCACCGGCCAGGTGCTGCTGCCGTTCTTCAGCTTCCTGAGCTACCTGATCGCCGTGCCGACCGGTATGAAGTTCTTCAACTGGATCGGCACCATGTGGCGGGGCCAGATCAGCTTCGAGACGCCCATGCTCTGGGCGGTCGGCTTCCTGGTCACCTTCCTCTTCGGTGGTCTCACCGGTGTGCTGCTGGCCAGCCCGCCGATCGACTTCCACGTGTCGGACTCGTACTTCGTGGTGGCGCACTTCCACTACGTGCTCTTCGGCACCATCGTGTTCGCGGTCTTCGCGGGCATCTACTTCTGGTTCCCGAAGATGTTCGGCCGGATGCTCGACGAGCGCCTGGGCAAGGTGCACTTCTGGCTCACCATGATCGGTTTCCACACCACGTTCCTGGTGCAGCACTGGCTCGGCAACGAGGGCATGCCCCGCCGGTACGCCGACTACCTGCCCGATGACGGCTTCACCACGCTGAACATGATCTCCACGATCGGCGCGTTCATCACCGGTATCTCCACGCTGCCGTTCATCTACAACTGCTGGAAGTCGTACAAGACCGGCCCGGTGGTCGAGGTGAACGACCCCTGGGGGCACGGCAACTCGCTGGAGTGGGCGACCAGCAGCCCGCCGCCGCTGCGCAACTTCGACAGGATGCCCCGCATCCGCTCGGAGCGGCCGGCGTTCGACGCGAAGTTCCCGGAGCTGGCCGCCGGCGGCCAGAGCCTGGCCGGCCCGCCGGAGGGTGGCGCCAAGCCGCTCACCAGCGAGTCGGACGGCGGCGCGAGCTACCGCGAGGACACCGCCAGCGACATCGATCGGCACTGA
- a CDS encoding MFS transporter — MSPEVRTHVNMKPYRQALALPGLRSLLVVAVLARIPLTATGVTLTFHVVFDLGRGYGAAGLVGTAVTVGAAIGGPVLGRLVDRRGLRPVLVLTGIAEAVFWSIAPSLSYPLLLPLAFVAGSLALPIFSVVRQSIAALVPEDQRRPAYALDSMSVELSFMIGPALAVALVTAISAQTTMYLVGGGIVAAGIALWVVNPPIREATAEPSGPPQPVRRREWLTPRLLAVLALSAAATLVLGGTDVAVVAVLRASGEVGWTGAVLAIWAVASLAGGFAYGAVHRSFSPLALTAALALCTIPVGLGGAHWWLLSLALIPAGALCAPTIAAGSDAVSRLVPAQVRGEAMGLHGSAVTVGIAIGAPLAGAVIDASSPVWGFVVTGALGALVTLVVLPIELRRRRATATTPPPVEADLTPTTR, encoded by the coding sequence ATGTCGCCGGAGGTACGGACCCACGTGAACATGAAGCCTTACCGGCAGGCGCTCGCACTGCCCGGCCTGCGGTCGCTGCTGGTGGTGGCCGTCCTCGCCCGCATCCCGCTCACCGCGACCGGGGTGACGCTGACCTTCCACGTGGTGTTCGACCTCGGTCGAGGTTACGGGGCCGCCGGCCTGGTGGGCACGGCCGTCACCGTGGGCGCGGCGATCGGCGGGCCGGTCCTCGGCCGACTGGTGGACCGGCGGGGCCTCCGCCCGGTGCTGGTGCTCACCGGCATCGCCGAGGCCGTCTTCTGGTCGATCGCGCCGTCGCTGTCGTACCCCCTGCTGTTGCCGCTCGCCTTCGTGGCCGGCTCGCTGGCCCTGCCGATCTTCTCCGTGGTCCGTCAGTCGATCGCCGCGCTGGTCCCGGAGGACCAACGCCGCCCGGCGTACGCGTTGGACTCCATGTCGGTGGAGCTGTCGTTCATGATCGGCCCGGCGTTGGCCGTCGCCCTGGTCACCGCGATCTCCGCGCAGACCACCATGTACCTGGTCGGCGGCGGCATCGTCGCCGCCGGGATCGCCCTGTGGGTGGTCAACCCGCCGATCCGGGAGGCCACCGCCGAGCCGAGCGGCCCACCCCAGCCGGTACGTCGCCGGGAGTGGCTGACTCCCCGACTGCTCGCCGTGCTGGCGCTCAGCGCCGCGGCGACCCTGGTGCTCGGCGGCACCGACGTGGCGGTGGTCGCGGTGCTGCGGGCCAGCGGCGAGGTGGGCTGGACCGGCGCGGTGCTGGCCATCTGGGCGGTCGCCTCACTCGCCGGCGGGTTCGCCTACGGAGCTGTACACCGCTCGTTCTCCCCACTGGCGTTGACCGCCGCGCTGGCGCTGTGCACCATCCCGGTCGGGCTGGGTGGTGCGCACTGGTGGCTGCTGTCCCTGGCGCTGATCCCGGCCGGGGCGCTCTGCGCACCGACCATCGCGGCCGGCTCCGACGCGGTGAGCCGACTGGTCCCGGCCCAGGTACGCGGTGAGGCGATGGGTCTGCACGGGTCGGCGGTCACCGTGGGCATCGCGATCGGCGCGCCGCTCGCCGGCGCGGTGATCGACGCCAGCTCGCCGGTCTGGGGTTTCGTGGTCACCGGGGCACTGGGCGCGTTGGTCACCCTGGTGGTGCTCCCGATCGAGCTGCGCCGCCGCCGCGCCACCGCAACCACCCCACCACCGGTCGAGGCGGACCTCACCCCCACCACCCGCTGA
- a CDS encoding nicotinate phosphoribosyltransferase — protein MSNNRPALLTDHYELTMVSAALRDGTADRRCVFEVFSRRLPSGRRYGVVAGTARLVELIRDFRFDPTEVDFLRRTGVVDEAAAAWLTDYRFTGDIDGYAEGELFFPGSPILTVSGGFAECVVLETLVLSVLNHDSAVAAAAARMVTAARGRALIEMGSRRAHEEAAVAAARAAYLAGFRFTSNLAAGARYGIPTAGTAAHAFTLLHDDERAAFASQVATLGKDTTLLVDTYDISQGIRNAIAVAGPELRAVRIDSGDLAVIAQQSRELLDSLGATETKIIVSGDLDEYAIAALAAEPVDMYGAGTAVVTGSGAPTAGLVYKLVEVEGRPVVKRSEHKATIGGRKVAVRRHKPTGTATEEIIVPQGVPDRKPNDRMLQHAYVVGGEPVSLPTLDQSREHLRECLISIPWEGLKLSAGDPAVPVTVVPAD, from the coding sequence GTGAGCAATAACCGCCCCGCGCTGCTGACCGACCACTACGAGCTGACCATGGTCAGCGCGGCACTGAGGGACGGCACCGCCGACCGCCGGTGTGTCTTCGAGGTGTTCAGCCGCCGGCTGCCCAGTGGTCGCCGCTACGGCGTGGTCGCCGGCACCGCCCGGCTGGTTGAGCTGATCCGCGACTTCCGGTTCGACCCCACCGAGGTCGACTTCCTGCGCCGGACCGGCGTGGTCGACGAGGCGGCCGCCGCGTGGCTCACCGACTACCGCTTCACCGGCGACATCGACGGGTACGCCGAGGGTGAGCTGTTCTTCCCCGGCTCACCGATCCTCACCGTCTCCGGGGGCTTCGCCGAGTGCGTGGTGCTCGAGACGCTGGTGCTCTCCGTGCTCAACCACGACAGCGCGGTGGCCGCGGCGGCGGCACGGATGGTGACCGCGGCGCGGGGCCGGGCGCTCATCGAGATGGGCTCGCGTCGGGCGCACGAGGAGGCCGCGGTCGCCGCGGCCCGGGCCGCGTACCTGGCCGGGTTCCGGTTCACGTCCAACCTCGCCGCCGGCGCCCGCTACGGCATCCCGACGGCGGGCACGGCGGCACACGCGTTCACCCTGCTGCACGACGACGAGCGGGCGGCGTTCGCCTCGCAGGTCGCCACGCTGGGCAAGGACACCACGCTGCTGGTCGACACGTACGACATCAGCCAGGGCATCCGCAACGCGATCGCGGTGGCCGGGCCGGAGCTGCGAGCCGTACGGATCGACTCGGGTGATCTGGCGGTGATCGCCCAGCAGTCCCGCGAGCTGCTCGACTCGCTGGGTGCCACCGAAACGAAGATCATCGTGTCCGGCGACCTCGACGAGTACGCGATTGCCGCGCTGGCCGCCGAACCGGTGGACATGTACGGCGCCGGGACGGCGGTCGTCACCGGCTCCGGAGCGCCGACCGCCGGGCTGGTCTACAAGCTCGTCGAGGTCGAGGGGCGGCCGGTGGTGAAACGCTCCGAGCACAAGGCGACGATCGGCGGTCGAAAGGTCGCGGTCCGCCGGCACAAGCCGACCGGCACCGCCACCGAGGAGATCATCGTCCCGCAGGGTGTGCCGGACCGGAAGCCCAACGACCGCATGCTCCAGCACGCGTACGTGGTCGGCGGCGAGCCGGTGTCGCTGCCCACCCTCGACCAGTCCCGGGAGCACCTGCGGGAGTGCCTGATCTCCATCCCCTGGGAGGGGTTGAAGCTGTCGGCCGGTGACCCGGCCGTGCCGGTCACCGTCGTACCCGCTGACTAA
- a CDS encoding P-loop NTPase family protein: MKQGPLPSVDSPDDMAGPADLPTCGPLPTRVGVTGPAPDEPLGVVAVGPAGADRRAVLATLLGLDPVMLTVPSGSWLVVRNAKVPTRAAFVPGYRQPHSYGADRNAAGPALARPPRRVELSVPEPLLRHFTLIDSPDTATLGVAGTRVLVDAVGRAGALLFVIAADQAFTAAELNLLTEVAPTSVEVVFAVTPGAAGWAPPADGTATTEGAGASVPPAEGAATEVDSASVTVAAHRAALLAAVPALAGARWFPVGDADSAADLRRALVGWSSREGLQRASVDPPVLPGGQGRIPVAADPGDWSERLDRHTRSCAQRIRQHLALELANIHLRAVQEIVFGVGCAGLPDLLDREMAALSLLATAQCDQAVRGITADVVGRVLAAPPAEGVRRRIATAVQYGLVDDQPGHELDKVLLITSTAGVTTLTGSEAIDALASYPAAARAEVLPPVAVALSGGCWQQWRRPGKDDHSAARAWSQRAVREVELGLSREISRRFEVIRLSLGAVLSDAVDHGTLLA; encoded by the coding sequence ATGAAGCAGGGCCCTCTCCCCTCGGTCGACTCGCCGGACGACATGGCCGGCCCAGCCGACCTGCCCACCTGCGGCCCGCTGCCCACTCGGGTCGGTGTGACCGGCCCTGCCCCTGACGAGCCGCTCGGCGTGGTCGCCGTCGGCCCGGCCGGCGCCGACCGGCGTGCCGTGCTCGCCACCCTGCTCGGGCTCGACCCGGTCATGCTCACCGTGCCGTCCGGCAGTTGGCTGGTGGTGCGCAACGCCAAGGTGCCCACTCGGGCCGCGTTCGTGCCCGGCTACCGCCAGCCGCACTCCTACGGCGCCGACCGCAACGCCGCCGGGCCCGCGTTGGCCCGTCCTCCCCGGCGTGTCGAGTTGAGCGTGCCCGAGCCGCTGCTGCGCCACTTCACCCTGATCGACAGTCCGGACACCGCCACGCTCGGCGTGGCCGGCACCCGGGTGTTGGTCGACGCGGTGGGCCGGGCCGGCGCGCTGCTCTTCGTGATCGCCGCCGACCAGGCGTTCACCGCCGCGGAGCTGAACCTGCTCACCGAGGTCGCCCCCACCTCGGTGGAGGTCGTCTTCGCGGTGACCCCTGGCGCGGCGGGTTGGGCCCCACCGGCGGACGGCACGGCGACTACGGAGGGCGCGGGGGCGTCCGTCCCGCCGGCCGAGGGCGCGGCGACGGAGGTCGACTCGGCCTCGGTCACCGTGGCGGCACATCGCGCGGCGCTGCTGGCCGCGGTGCCCGCGCTGGCCGGCGCACGGTGGTTCCCGGTCGGTGACGCCGACTCCGCCGCCGATCTGCGGCGCGCGCTGGTGGGTTGGTCGTCCCGAGAGGGCCTGCAACGGGCCAGCGTCGACCCGCCCGTGCTGCCGGGCGGGCAGGGCCGCATCCCGGTGGCCGCCGACCCGGGCGACTGGTCCGAACGACTCGACCGCCACACCCGTTCGTGCGCCCAGCGGATCCGCCAGCACCTCGCCCTGGAGCTGGCGAACATCCACCTGCGGGCGGTCCAGGAGATCGTCTTCGGGGTCGGCTGCGCGGGCCTACCGGATCTCCTGGACCGGGAGATGGCGGCGTTGTCGTTGTTGGCCACGGCGCAGTGCGACCAGGCGGTGCGCGGCATCACGGCCGACGTCGTGGGCCGGGTGCTCGCCGCGCCTCCCGCCGAGGGCGTACGGCGGCGGATCGCCACTGCCGTGCAGTACGGCCTGGTCGACGACCAGCCCGGTCACGAGTTGGACAAGGTGCTGCTGATCACCAGCACAGCCGGGGTCACGACGTTGACCGGGTCGGAGGCGATCGACGCCCTCGCCAGCTATCCGGCGGCGGCCCGCGCCGAGGTGCTCCCGCCCGTCGCGGTGGCGCTCTCCGGCGGGTGCTGGCAGCAGTGGCGTAGGCCCGGCAAAGACGACCACAGCGCGGCGCGGGCCTGGTCCCAGCGGGCGGTGCGGGAGGTCGAGCTGGGGTTGTCCCGGGAGATCTCCCGGCGGTTCGAGGTGATCCGCCTCTCGCTGGGCGCGGTGCTCTCCGATGCGGTCGACCACGGCACCCTGCTCGCCTGA
- a CDS encoding LuxR C-terminal-related transcriptional regulator: MSRWEFVGRTDELNRLLAAVTGEAGRGLFFSGSAGIGKSRLLREGVNALPTDRFAIWSIAASATTAALPFGGLVQVLPAEQPQGLSPAGILRWALNVLQQQAAGRRIVLAIDDAHLLDPPSAALVHLVARAENATVLGTLRDGEQIPLPIRALWTDDLVEHVELSPMPQEETAGLLAAILGGPVDPGSADRLGELSAGNPLLLRELVHAASGSAELKRTYGIWKWTGRLELAPNLTDLIDTRVGKLTDGVRAVVELVAFGEPLGLHLLKQAADQADVETAEERGLITVLQHDRRTDVRLAHPLYGEVMRRRCPVSRTRRLQANLAELLEQVGKRRRDDLLRVAVWRLDSGTAQDPSLLVDAAIQAFTRYDVPLATRLARAALNADGGSDAAELLATILMFADRPEEAIDVLDTVTPEPGDERRLCRWLTVRGMVSYWGLSRESTVEEIASRVEQLSDSADRSRVHAFEAIMRLHGMDTATAVRLSQRVLDRPAAGVAARELARSTIAYVQAVEGQLNRSGTAIAQVHSAAASWRTDMPYLQLALELARGTKLMLTGDLAGIDAIVADEFADLAGAGDFRLGTGYLAILQAYAARMRGQSDAAMRTALGACAVLATSRVYAGLAQAERAQSAALRGDTAQATAAMAEADRTHAPGMAVLYPWLEQARGAALAASGDLPGAVKHLGDLVDRLRADGFAGHEVHVLHDLVRLEQASMPVGPTCSDGGRRTVAQRLAELSERVDGVLPPLLARHARAAVTDSATDLLAVADDYAALELTVYAAEATSQAVQRLRRQHSAAANDARERLAGLLGRCDLIRTPALHAGAPVLTEREWQVARLAAHGAPSRAIAERLYLSARTVENHLQRIYAKLGVTGRTELWAALRSIPGHEGGDAG, encoded by the coding sequence ATGAGTCGGTGGGAGTTCGTCGGCCGGACAGATGAGCTGAACCGCCTGCTGGCGGCGGTGACCGGTGAGGCCGGCCGAGGGCTCTTCTTCAGCGGCAGCGCGGGCATCGGCAAGAGCCGACTGCTACGCGAGGGCGTCAACGCGTTGCCCACCGACCGGTTCGCGATCTGGTCCATCGCGGCCAGCGCCACCACCGCCGCGTTGCCGTTCGGCGGTCTGGTGCAGGTCCTCCCCGCCGAGCAGCCCCAGGGCCTCTCCCCCGCCGGCATCCTGCGCTGGGCGCTCAACGTGCTGCAACAGCAGGCGGCCGGCCGACGCATCGTGCTCGCCATCGACGACGCCCACCTGCTCGACCCGCCCTCGGCGGCGCTGGTGCACCTGGTGGCCCGCGCGGAGAACGCCACAGTGCTCGGCACCCTGCGCGACGGCGAGCAGATCCCGCTGCCGATCCGCGCACTCTGGACCGACGACCTGGTCGAGCACGTCGAACTGAGCCCGATGCCGCAGGAGGAGACGGCGGGCCTGCTGGCGGCGATCCTCGGTGGCCCGGTGGACCCCGGCTCCGCCGACCGGCTCGGGGAGCTGTCGGCCGGCAACCCGCTGCTGCTCCGCGAGCTGGTGCACGCCGCGAGCGGCAGCGCGGAGTTGAAGCGCACCTACGGGATCTGGAAGTGGACCGGGCGACTGGAGTTGGCACCCAACCTCACCGACCTGATCGACACCCGGGTCGGCAAGCTCACCGACGGCGTCCGTGCGGTCGTCGAGCTGGTGGCCTTCGGCGAGCCACTCGGTCTGCACCTGCTCAAACAGGCCGCCGACCAGGCGGACGTGGAGACCGCCGAGGAACGCGGCCTGATCACCGTGCTCCAGCACGACCGGCGGACCGACGTCCGGCTGGCCCACCCGCTCTACGGCGAGGTGATGCGCCGCCGCTGCCCGGTCAGCCGCACCCGCCGTCTCCAGGCGAACCTCGCGGAACTACTCGAACAGGTGGGCAAGCGCCGCCGCGACGACCTGCTGCGCGTGGCGGTCTGGCGACTCGACTCGGGCACCGCACAGGACCCTTCGCTCCTGGTCGATGCCGCGATCCAGGCGTTCACCCGCTACGACGTGCCGTTGGCCACCCGCCTGGCACGGGCCGCGCTCAACGCCGACGGCGGCTCCGACGCGGCAGAGCTGCTGGCCACCATCCTGATGTTCGCCGACCGGCCCGAGGAGGCGATCGACGTCCTCGACACGGTCACCCCCGAGCCCGGCGACGAGCGGCGGCTCTGCCGCTGGCTGACGGTGCGCGGAATGGTCAGCTACTGGGGGTTGAGTCGAGAGTCCACGGTGGAGGAGATCGCCAGCCGCGTCGAGCAACTCAGCGACTCCGCGGACCGGTCCCGGGTGCACGCCTTCGAGGCGATCATGCGCCTGCACGGCATGGACACGGCAACCGCCGTGCGGCTCAGCCAACGCGTACTGGACCGGCCGGCCGCCGGCGTCGCCGCCCGCGAGCTGGCGCGTTCCACCATCGCGTACGTGCAGGCCGTGGAGGGCCAGCTCAACCGCAGCGGTACGGCCATCGCCCAGGTGCACTCCGCTGCCGCCAGCTGGCGCACCGACATGCCGTACCTCCAGTTGGCCCTGGAGCTGGCCCGGGGCACCAAGCTCATGCTGACCGGCGACCTGGCCGGCATCGACGCGATCGTCGCCGACGAGTTCGCCGACCTCGCCGGCGCCGGTGACTTCCGGCTCGGCACCGGCTACCTCGCCATCCTCCAGGCGTACGCGGCCCGGATGCGCGGGCAGAGCGACGCGGCCATGCGGACGGCCCTGGGCGCCTGCGCGGTGCTGGCCACCAGCCGGGTCTACGCCGGCCTGGCCCAGGCCGAGCGCGCCCAGTCGGCGGCACTGCGCGGTGACACCGCGCAGGCGACGGCGGCGATGGCCGAGGCGGACCGCACCCACGCGCCGGGCATGGCGGTGCTGTACCCGTGGTTGGAGCAGGCCCGGGGCGCGGCCCTCGCCGCGTCAGGCGACCTGCCGGGCGCGGTCAAGCACCTCGGCGACCTGGTGGACCGGCTGCGCGCGGACGGCTTCGCCGGGCACGAGGTGCACGTCCTGCACGACCTGGTGCGGCTGGAGCAGGCGAGCATGCCGGTCGGCCCCACCTGCTCCGACGGTGGCCGCCGGACGGTCGCCCAGCGCCTCGCCGAGCTGTCCGAACGGGTCGACGGGGTGCTTCCGCCACTGCTGGCCCGACACGCCCGCGCCGCGGTGACCGACTCCGCCACCGACCTGCTCGCGGTCGCCGACGACTATGCCGCCCTGGAGTTGACCGTGTACGCGGCCGAGGCCACCTCCCAGGCCGTGCAGCGGTTGCGCCGGCAGCACTCGGCGGCGGCCAACGACGCGCGGGAGCGCCTGGCCGGGTTGCTCGGGCGTTGTGACCTGATCCGGACGCCGGCGCTGCACGCCGGGGCGCCGGTGCTCACCGAGCGGGAATGGCAGGTGGCCCGTCTCGCCGCGCACGGCGCTCCCAGCCGGGCCATCGCCGAACGGCTGTACCTCTCGGCCCGCACCGTGGAGAACCACCTCCAGCGGATCTACGCCAAGCTCGGTGTGACCGGCCGCACCGAACTGTGGGCCGCGTTGCGCTCGATCCCGGGCCACGAGGGCGGCGACGCGGGCTGA
- the clpS gene encoding ATP-dependent Clp protease adapter ClpS translates to MAAPQVAPVETPATDEVPASDRQWVTIVWDDPVNLMTYVTWVFQKLFGYSRERAEQLMLDVHHKGRAVVSTGARERMEHDASQLHAYGLWATVDKS, encoded by the coding sequence ATGGCGGCTCCGCAGGTTGCACCGGTCGAGACGCCGGCCACTGACGAGGTGCCGGCGTCCGACCGGCAGTGGGTGACGATCGTGTGGGACGACCCGGTCAATCTGATGACGTACGTGACCTGGGTCTTCCAGAAGCTTTTCGGCTACAGCCGGGAGAGGGCCGAGCAGCTGATGCTTGACGTGCACCACAAGGGCCGGGCTGTGGTCTCCACCGGTGCCCGGGAGCGGATGGAGCACGACGCGTCACAGTTGCACGCGTACGGCCTGTGGGCGACGGTGGACAAGTCGTGA
- a CDS encoding DUF2017 domain-containing protein, whose protein sequence is MFRRQAGCYVATFAVDEARVLRKVASEVVGLLTDGFDHTDPVVGRLFPAVYPQDASGTAEFRRYTEGDLKTAKIDQAGAILAALPDEAGGEVRLDAEAAEAWLRALNDARLAMGVRLEIKDGTDLGEELDDAVAEDPASSRVFQLSVYAYLGYLQESLLNALID, encoded by the coding sequence ATGTTCCGTCGTCAGGCCGGCTGTTACGTCGCCACCTTCGCCGTGGACGAGGCGCGGGTGTTGCGCAAGGTCGCCTCCGAGGTGGTCGGCCTCCTCACCGATGGCTTCGACCACACCGACCCGGTCGTCGGTCGGCTCTTCCCGGCGGTCTATCCGCAGGACGCTTCGGGCACCGCCGAGTTTCGCCGCTACACCGAGGGCGACCTGAAGACCGCGAAGATCGATCAGGCGGGGGCGATCCTGGCCGCGCTTCCCGACGAGGCGGGCGGCGAGGTCCGGCTGGACGCCGAGGCGGCCGAGGCGTGGCTGCGGGCGCTCAACGACGCCCGGCTCGCGATGGGTGTCCGGCTGGAGATCAAGGACGGCACGGATCTGGGCGAGGAGTTGGACGACGCGGTCGCCGAGGACCCGGCATCCAGCCGGGTGTTCCAGCTTTCGGTCTACGCGTACCTCGGATATTTGCAGGAGTCGCTGCTCAACGCCTTGATCGACTAG
- a CDS encoding isochorismatase family protein, with translation MANALIIVDVQNDFCEGGSLAVAGGAGVAAGISRLLANEPDRWTHVVATKDYHVDPGAHFGDPPDFVESWPRHCVVGTSGSEFHSELDTARVEAIFHKGEHAAAYSGFEGHADDGECLADWLRRHDVDRVDVVGIATDHCVRATALDAAREGFATTVLLELTAAVAPATTDVALRAMEGAGVTLHGDPVITAA, from the coding sequence ATGGCCAACGCGCTGATCATCGTGGACGTGCAGAACGACTTCTGCGAGGGCGGCTCGTTGGCCGTCGCGGGCGGCGCGGGGGTGGCCGCGGGCATCTCCCGGCTGCTCGCCAACGAGCCGGACCGGTGGACACACGTCGTCGCCACCAAGGACTACCACGTCGACCCGGGCGCTCACTTCGGCGATCCGCCGGACTTCGTGGAGTCCTGGCCCCGGCACTGCGTGGTCGGCACCAGCGGCTCGGAGTTCCACAGCGAGCTGGACACCGCCCGGGTCGAGGCGATCTTCCACAAGGGCGAGCACGCGGCCGCGTACTCCGGGTTCGAGGGGCACGCCGACGACGGCGAGTGCCTGGCCGACTGGCTGCGCCGGCACGACGTGGACCGGGTCGACGTGGTCGGCATCGCCACCGACCACTGCGTGCGGGCGACGGCGCTGGACGCCGCCCGGGAGGGGTTCGCCACGACCGTGCTGCTGGAGCTGACCGCGGCCGTCGCCCCGGCGACCACCGACGTGGCACTGCGCGCGATGGAGGGCGCCGGGGTGACGCTGCACGGGGATCCTGTGATCACTGCCGCATGA